CTTGATAAATTACCCTGCTTGCAtcccgtcccgtcccgtcccgCTGGGTTTCGGCGTTTGCAAGGCAACGCCAAGTCCAACACGCGCGCGCGTACGGCAGCTTGCGAAAGGACACACGGCGCGCGGCCAGGGACGCTGCCGGCCGCCGGGCACAGCGCCAGGTTCAGTACTGTGTGTCGAATGCGCTCCGCACTGCCTGCCCTGCCCGGGCATCGATCCCACCACCAGGCACCAGCGCCAGGTTTAACGAACCCTCGCATCGCACTGTCGGACGAGAAATCTGGAAAGCGGCATGTTTGCCGTTCCCGGCCGGCTCGCCTTTACTGTTCCTTCACCGATGGATGAAGGATTCATGGATCGGTGGAGCGCGGGTTGGGGTTGGGTTGGTACGCTGCGCTGGGGCCCGGCCGGCGGGGCCAGCGCGTCGGCTGTAGTGGTTGCCGTGGCTGTGCCGCGCATCCCCACCCCCGCACCcacgagcgaggcgaggcgagggatCGGGCGTCAACCACCCACCAACTCGTTTCTGGTTGCTCGCCGCGGGGTCGCCATCGACGGACGCGAGCGAGCGAGCCCAACCCCGGGAACCCCTGCCTTCCTCCCTTTAATACCCTCTCGATCATCTACTGCAGCTCGCCTCGCACGCTTCCAGACCCAGCGGCCGGAGCGAGGCGGCAGGGGTGCCGGGGTGCCACGGTGGCCATGGCCATGAAGCAGCCGAGGGGCCGGCAGGAGCCGCGCCGGATGGGCAACGCCGCCATGGTCGTCACCATGCTCGTCTCCCTCTGCGTCCTCACCTACATCAAGGCGCGATACTGCTCCAACCCCTTCCGTACGTCgccgcctctcctcctcctccttcaatTCCTCCTCCTACTCTTGCCTTATCCACCAACCTGACCGCCCATCCACTGATTCCACTGCAACTGCAGCCAGGGCGGCGGAGGAGCTGGAGGTGGACGAGGACTACGACAGCACGCGGTACAAGCTCTCAGGCCCCATCGGCGAGGAGGACTTCGACCCGTCCCGCCCGACCTGCTACAACACCAGCAAGCGCTCCGAGCGGTGCGCCGCGGTGGGCGACATCCGCGTGGACGGCAACCACTCCAAGATCTACATCAATCCTCTGTCCCGCGAGTGGAAAACCAAGCCGTACGCGCGGCTGCACGACCCGGTGGCCATGGACGACGTCCGCGAGTTCACGCTCGTCcccttcggcggcggcggcggctcccccAACGACACCACCACCGTCGTCCCGCCGCTCTGCACGCGGAACCACTCCGTCCCGGGGTTCCTCTTCTCCAGCGGCGGGTTCGCGGGCAACCTCTACCACGATTACGCCGACGTGCTTGTGCCGCTGTTCGCGTCCACGCACCACTTCGGCGGGGAGGTCCAGTTCCTGCTCGCCGACATCAAGGACTGGTGGGCCGACAAGTTCAAGCCCCTCTTCCGCCAGCTCTCCCGCTACGACGTCATCGACGTGAACAACGACCAGGAGGTGCACTGCTTCCCGCGGATCGTCATCGGCTCCACCTTCCACCGCGCCATGGGCATCGACGCGTCGCGGACGCCCGGTGGCGAGACGGTGGCCGACTTCAAGCGCCTGCTCCGCCGCGCGTTCCGGCTGGAGCGCGCCGTGGCGTCGCGGTCGGGGGCGCCCCGGCGCAAAGACCGGCCCCGGCTCCTCATCATCTCGCGCAAGAGCTCGCGCCGGTTCGTCAACGAGCGCGCCATGGcgcgcgcggccgcggcggcgaagTTCGACGTGCGGATCGCCGAGCCGGACAACCACACGGACATGCCAAACTTCGCGCGGCTGGTGAACTCGGCGGACGTCATGATGGGCGTGCACGGCGCCGGGCTCACCAACATGGTGTTCCTCCCCAGCCGCGCCGTGCTGGTGCAGGTGGTGCCGTTCGGCGGGCTCGAGTGGCTCACCCGGGTCACCTTCAAGGACCCCGCCAGGGACATGGACGTCACCTACATGGAGTACAACGTGTCCCTGGAGGAGAGCTCGCTCAGGGACCTCTACCCGGAGGACCACTTCTACCTCAAGCACCCCTACGACGTGCACAAGAAGGGATGGGACGCCATCAAGACGGTGTACCTCGACAAGCAGAACGTCAGGCTCAACCTCACCAGATTCACCAGGACGCTGGAGCAGGCGCGAGATCTGTTGCCGTCGCCATGACTGATCGTCTGTTCCCTATTCCCTGCTGCAGGTTTCACTTCAGATTGGGCTGGCTCTCCTTGCTTCTTGCATTGCATTGGAGCTAGCTGCTCTgctgctgcagcctgcagctTCAGCTTCAGTCAGCTGGTTGGTAGATAGGCAGGCTCACTTCACAGTTCACACCATGTCTTTTTTGGATTTTTGTTCTATACTCCCACTTGTTTTCTCTTCTCcttttctctccctccctctctccactCTTGTGGCAAGACTCATTTCTTTcattgtttttttcttcttttttcctgGGTAAAGGAGGAGAGGAACAAAAACAAGGTCTGGTCGTGTCCAAGGTTAATTTACACACACACACTGTAAATGATTGATTGTTGTCGGTAAAGACCAACACTAGCAAAATGTAAATTATTTGTCCATATAGCCCATCATCTGCCCATGTAGGGTGCGGTCCGATGTGATCATGACTGCCATTGGCAGGCAAATTTTTCCTTTGAAGATTCCCAGTAGCTAGGCATGCAAATGTACCAATGTGGCCACATATGTCCTGTCCTGTCCTGTTCCCTCATCCTCAGCTACAGAGGCTTGTGACAGGCATTCACTAATAAGGACTTGTTGTTTAGGAGGCCATCGCTTTATCTGAAAGCAGCATGATGCTTCAAGTCCTCGCCAGCACAGTCGTTAGCTTAACGCACCACCAACCCCCTGTCTTCCTCTGTTTCTCCGAGAAGCCAGTTTGCAACGACTAAAACCTGCTTGTCTATATTTGCTAAACATGGCCGACCCTAGCTAGCCTAACGTTTACGGACCAAGGAAGAGGTCTTAAACAAGGTGCAGGTGATGCAGTGGTTGCTCAACTGTTTCCCACACGGAAAAGAAGGGTACCACAGTTGACAAGACCGTAAACCAACCGAAAGGGGAGTCATTTCCTTTCTCTCTGAGCCAACCAGAGATTATTATCTAACTACTAGTACACAAACGTGACCATCAGATGATGCATGCCATCGATCAGCTCCGAAAAGGCCCACGCAACCGACCATGGCAGCATCCTGAAGCATCATCCCtggcgatggaactcctaagcaTCGCAGGAATGTTTACACACTTCATCGCTCCATCCTTTTGGCATTTCCAAGCATATTGCAAAAAGATATACTCTATGTCTAATCTAAGATATATTATAAAAACTGTGcatttagaaaagtcaaaatgagtcataatttggaatggatggagtagtAAATATATTTCAGATGAGAATGATTAACCCAAACAGTCAGCAGGGGGAGTATTTGAGATCTGGAAACAGCTCAGCGTCCACGACACCCTCAACTTCCAGAGCTACCAAACTTCTGCTGCTTCCTCGCCTTTCACGGTGCCATCATTGAGCTGCGGAAGCCACAGAGAAACGTACTCCAAGAGCATCACATGTAAGCCAAGTACCCTGCTTTTAGGATGATAGTTCAGTCCTACCAGATCCAGGGAGTCAAGCTTGGAGTTGGAGCTGCTGCCTAGTGCCTCGAACCGAAGGGCTCATATAGACCTACAACTACAAGATCAACTATTTCAGTCACCTGTACATTCAAGAATAAAAAAACGGGCTAATATTAGCAAGTAATTGAGTTTCAGCTATAATGTATGATCTAACTTTTTATGCATAAAGGCTGGAGCTTCATTATTTCACTACAAATTGAATCTGAAATTCTCAGTTACGGATTAGGATGAATAAATGACAAGCCGTGGAGAACATCAGCAAAAGCATAGTCGTCTGTTTGGCCAAAAACACAATGGTCCTCAGAACGAAATGCAGCTGTTCAACAGAAAATGAATGCAGTCGTTGAAAATACAAATTCACCCTTTCTTGGTCAGAGATCATTGTCTCTGCTTTTGTCAGGTTCACCCTTTGACAAAATTTTGAGATagacctaagtattagcttttgGAGGCCATCAATTAGGGTAGATAATTTGTGCACGTTATTTTTGGTCCTGTATGCTAGTCCATGGTCGATAATGATGCTATCCATTGGAAGCTCAGACTTGGATACTGCTTTACGTGCTGGAGACTTCTGTGCAGCAGGGGGGAGGAACGTGTGAGACAAATATATATTTAAGGTTACATTGTTCATACTAGTACTTCATACCAGTACTGTGGCCCTATCATTATCACTCAACACAGTGAAGTTTCAAGAATTCTCTTCAAAATTCTTTGGTCAGGCAACAAATCCTTTTCTTATTCTTGTTTTGGTTCGGTAAAATGCATGGGAATACACTGTGTGGGCGATTTCAGTGCGTTGTTGAAACATGAAAATGCCACCTTTTACTAAAATAAACAATAATCCACAATATAACTCCCAAAGAATGTGGACATATTATAGTGAAATGGTGCACCTTCTCCTTTTTTTGCCTGAATATTTCTCCTTTTCATTCTATATCTATAACCGAGAGATCCGTATCAACAACTAAAGCATGATGGACTGTTACATCAGATGCTTGAATGCTTTCTTTAATATCGAAGCTATACACTAGCAGAGTAACCTCCTCAAGGAAAGGACAATGGGTTAGGTAAAACAATGCATCATAATAGTAAATTAATGATGTGTACTGTCTGCCATTAAATAATCGTGGACCATAACTATACGATCTGGGAAAGAGGGGGGAAACATAAATAAAAGCCTTGCAGCAGTGATATTTTACATGTTTTTATGACTTCAATTTCTGTTTTCCCGGATTTTCTTCCATCCACTCCCACCAAAGCCAAAATTGGCAAACTTTGTTTGGAAAGTTCCTCTGCCAGTGCACACCTTTTATGAACTGCGTATTGTGAACTTATGCTAAATAGATGTGTAACATGAGTTAGTCACGCTGCTTGGCTAGCAATGTAATATTTCATGTTGAAGTATTTTCACCGTATTGACTATATAGAAAAAATTCTCAAATGCTGAAAAGTATCAATTATATAAAAGAAAACAGCTACCTTTAAGGGAGGTATCATCACAACTGATGACATTCAGATCAATGTAATGCTGCCATCTGAACATTGAACTCTAGCTCGGGCCTTTTCAGCCTAGAACAGTAAAAGATGCGAAAGAGTGGTTAGTTATAGCAATTAGAGAACATAGTGATATACAGCATTCACATCAACACGGCACAGGAAATCATGATTGGTAAGTGACGCCTTATAGCCTTATAGGGTATTATAATATCCACTTTGATTAGAGGTGGCCGCCCACGTGTAGTAGTGGTAGTTAGTCGCATGTCCCAGGAATTTAAAGTGAATCATACTAGTATGTCTCTTGGACAAATATAGTTAACTCCAGGTtaaactagtgatgatgaaaattGAAGCAAGGTGCTATGCACGAGTAGGCCTGTGCCTATCGTTAGTGGAGTGAGGGCAATGCTTCAAGCAAAtttttgaagggcgggcctggtgcaagcggtagagtcttaccgcctgtgaccggaaggtcccgggttcgagtcgcggtctcctcgcattgcacaggcgagggtaaggcctgccactaacacccttccccagaccccgcacagcgcgggagctctctgcactgggtacgcccttttttaggTGCCACATGCATATTGCAATATAGATTCAATTTGTTCTAAATAGGCCACCTTATCATGCCAAGGTGATATACAGATGACTAATGGTTGCCATGGATTAGTTTTTGAAAGTAGCTTAGAGAAAGAATAATTGCAATATTATTTCTTAGAGAGAAGAAATCCCAGCAATCTATAGCGATTAGTTTTGCATTTTGTTCCCCATTGATGCAAACCTGCTCCATGTGTACAGTCCCATGCCCGGGCTGCTCCCTCTCACAACTAAGATCCAATTCCATCAGTAGAAACAGAGAGCGTACATTCCGTTGATTGTAGCATAAGAAGTTTAAGGGTGTGCCTCTTCATTCCAGTTGGTTCGAAGCATCATCACAACCAAAGCAAATATTTGCACTGCCATCGCACATGAAGGGAACACATATCAATATATATCTTATCATAATTACATAAAAGTAAAACATAGTCGAACCTACCTTACCACCAATCTTCAGAATAAATGCAAAAGTAACAGCTGAAGGGAGACCAATAGCATAGTAAAACAGGTTGATAACCGAGCATACTTTCTGCCAGCCACATCCTCGAGCTGCGCCTTAAAATCGAACATGCAGATAATGAACATATGTCAGCCAGGATCAGTTAGACAAAGGATTACTGATATTATGATTGTGGAGTGTCACGATAGAATCACTGACAAGTCTGATTCAATCACTACCACTCTTGTACATAATATTTGTGCCGCTCTTCTTTTTTCTCGACCGTACCATGAGgtacgtatttcattaagaggaagtgGAGTTTTTGAAAATACAAGGTTCAGAGGTAATCCCGGGATTACCATGGGAAAAATAGGAATTACAATAGGTTTTTTTTACATGATACCTGCGTCGCTCTTCTTTGGTAAAGGGATATATGATACCTAGAAAAAACAATAGGTTTGGAACAGCAATGATCCTAATTTGGACTGTATGGCTTACTAGTGAAACCCTCTTACTTGTAGCATGCAATAACAAACATATCGgattcccccccccccctcttatgACTTATGAGAGCATTGAGCGTGTTGGGTATGTGATCATTTTTACATTAACCTGCTCAGGCGGCATATCAAAGACAATTAATCTACATGGATTGATGCATCATAATGAGGCAAGCAAACCAACACCAAGACCAAGTGACCAAGTGATCAAACAAAATAAAAGCTAAGCAACTTTACAATAATGATATTCTGATTACAGTATCTGCATATGAATTTCCCAACATGGAGCAGAAGTACGACATGACGCAAATGCTGCATACTAGACAATGCAATTATCCCAAACCTGATAGTGTGCACTGTATTCCATCCATGAAGTCAGAAGTAGCAAGAATTGGCATCATAATGCTTCACTACCTCATCTTCATTGCTGTACAAATAACCCCAGACATCTCGCACTAATACTGTGATGATAGCTACAAAAAGGCCCTCAGCAAGGCACATGATTCCTGAAACATAAACTGATAGGCGTGCTGCATGTTGGTTCCCAGCACCTAGCTCATTGGACACTCTAATACTGCAAAGAAACAAAGAATCATGGGCCAAAATTAGTTAACCACAAGTTTCTTTTATCACAGAACAAAAAGGAGTGGGCAGTTATGTTACACGGATACGTCCAGGAAGGCGCGTATCgcgtatccgatacgtatcggatacggatacgtgtcCGATACGCCAAGGATACGTATCGTCGGAGTATCCGAATTTTAATAATTTTCACGAATTTATGCTCCTCTGACCTTATTGCACTGCTGAGGCCACTTGGAATTGTATAGACCATCCACATTGTGTTTAGGCTGCAAGAGTCAAAGTTACTTCACATCAAGCACTGAAAGCACCAttactgatgcatggttgatgcaCAAGAAATGGCTATCTCAAGACATAAGAAAGGAAACCAATGCAACCGCAGAGTGATCAGCCATGTTACAGAACAACATCGCATCTAAAACATTGATCAGTTTAATAGAATTTCCGATTACTGAAAGGGAGGAggcatttcaagtttcatttgctTACCTGACCGACAAAATTGAAGTTTCCAGTTTTGGATCTGGAAGAAATCCTGCTAGGAGAACCACCATCTCAAATGCCCAATACTCCAAGCTGAGCTATCTTGCAAGTCAAATAACCAGTTCCATGCAGAAAGTAGGTAAAAAGGTACACATTACTTCTTTGCCAAACCATAAGTTAAACACTCAAGACTCATTGAAATACATGTTTTTCACATGGTGCCCCATATCAGGCTTACCAGGTCATAAAGGTAGATGGAATTGCTAGCTTTAGATATACTTTGGCATCCTTTAACTTCAGTGCCTCCCTTGACCATCCGTGCCAACTTCTTCTGCCATCTTCAGAGACTTTCACATACACAGCTAGGAATGCCACATTGAACCAGTAAGATATTGAGGTTGTCAGAGCTGCGCCATTGTGGCCAAGGCCAAAACCTTGAACCAGCAACCAGCATAGCATAACATGAAGTAGCAAAGTAAGTCTAGAGCAAGCTACCAATATCTGGACAATATTTTGGGTCTGCAGGAATCTGGTAAGGCACTGAAGCAAACCATACGCGAAAAGGCCAGGAATCAACCACTGAGCATACAGTCCAGCTTCAAATGATATCTCAGGATTTTGACCAAGGGCGATAAGTATTTGGCCAGCGAAGGCCAAAACAAAGGCCAGAGGAACACCCGTAAGCATAAGAACAATTATCGCCCTTTGCGTGTGTGTCCCCAGCATGTCATATTGTCTTGCTCCGTATGATTGTCCACAAAAGGTATCCAATGCGCTTCCCATACCCAGCTTGACATGGAAAAGAGGAGCATGAATTCCAATTAATTTACTGGTAGCACAGTAGGCATCACGCAGTATAGCACTGGCCACTGCGCAATAAGTCAAAACTCATATGCCGCTCTTACTTCTAGAGTTCTAGTAGGTATAATTATGGAGCCATGTGGGAAACTAATTGGAGTAATGCGCAAGCATTTACATAATTCGTACTAATTTTGGTTATAATTTCCTTAAACAACTAGCTCCTACAGTGTACATGTTCCGATCACAATTTCACATCCCCTCCCTGCTCTTCAGACTTATGCACAAGCAGTAGCACATACCGAGACCCGAGTTGCACAAATGGCTGAGTGGAGAGAGGTTACCACTGCACGTACCAGGACGCTGAAGCCGGTGACGTTGGCGAAGGAGGCGGCAACGGAGGCTCCGGAGAGGGAGAGCTCCCCTAGGTGTCCGGCGAACATGACGGAGACCACCTGCAGGCTGTACTGCAGCAGGCTGCACGCCACCAGCGGCGCCGCGAGCCCCACCTGCCGCCGCACCTCCGCCTCCACCGCGGGGCGTGGAGCGGAGCGGGACATGAGGAGAGGCGAGGACGCCGCCTCCGTCGCCCCGCCGGCGCTAGCGCCACCCATTTCGCGATCGCGATGGCCTCACGGGCTCGGACCCCCGGGTTTGAGTTGACTAGCGAGTAGCGAATTGAGGGGAGCGGGGAGGGGACAGTTTCGGCTCGGACCCCCGGGTCTGATTGGCTGCGCAGTGGCAACGTCGCACGGACAATCTGGCAACTAGCATGTTAAGGAAAGGGGAGGAACTTCCGCATCCGCATGAAAAGGCGGTGCATGATGGGCTAAAATCTGTCAAACTCTGTTTTCAATTTTTTAATTTAAAATAGTTTTTTATCTTTgtctcaaaaagaaaaaatagtttATTGTAACTTGTGGGTTTTTTAATCATATAAATCTTAAAAAATACAATAATGATTCCACACGAGCGTCCATCCGTGGCTCCTGAGTCCTGCCtatcagaaacaaaaaaaaaaaacaaattcccACTTCGCTCGGTGCCCAAAGTGCCCTTCCTCCTCACCGGCCGTGCCGCCACCCTCGCTCCCTGAGTCACTCACCTGCGTCCCAGTCACTTGCGCCGCTCGCTCACTCGCCGTCCATTCGTCGCCCATTGCCGTCGAGCGCgccgctgaccccgccatggccgctggggcACACATGTCGTGGCGCCTCAGGTCTTCCCGGGCGAGCCAAGGGCACCAATGAGCGTGGCCGGTACTGGTGGTGCTTGCACGCCGCCGGATCCCACCCCGACCACCGGAATCGACCGGCCTCGGCCTTCCCCTcccatgttgcaaatgtatgtttcaagtgtttcagatgtttcagaggtatgttgcaattatcACATATggacgttgcaaaagtagatcgggatgttgcacatgttacatatttttgcaagtgttttcagtggtatgttgcaagcgttttaaaaaaatgttttatctgttttagacgtatattgAAGcaagtgtttatctagatgttgcatatgtttcacacacatgttgaaagtgttttatctggatgttgcatatggttcacacatatgttgcaacactATATCTCGTGTCTGACGTATGTTGCAtccaagtgttttcatgttgcaagagTTTTAGGGGGCACGGTGAGTGATGGGCGCATGGCCCAAGCACCGGGGGATGGGGCGCGACATAGCTGGGGACGCAGCGAGCTGGAGGCCGGCTCCCGAGTCCCGCCcacgcagagagagagagagagatatgtGGGGATCAGGGGGAAGGATGAGGGCGCAGGGGGGGGGGCGGGGTGCGCGTGCAAGGCGGGGGCGGGCTGCGTGGCCGTCCATCCGAACGCGAGGAGTGGCGGTGACAGCGTCGAGGGTAGGGTGCACGTGTGAGTCTGAGCGATGCAGACGGAGGTGGGCTACACGGGCATGCGTCTGGACATTCGGACGCTAGCCACACCCTAAAAATAGTTTCTTATAACTTGTGGGGGTAGTGTACCTACCAAACTTACCAACTACTAAGTCAATCCCTCAACGAGGCTTGGATGTGTATACTGCATGAGTACTACAAAGAGTTGCAAGCAAAAATATGATATCCAATCTCTCATTGTTCCATTTTAATTAGGCAAAATTGGTTGTCGGACATCCAAAATAATGGTCATTTGCTGGCGAACACCTATTTTGGAGCagtttgccagaagacactctggttcgttGAAATTTGGCTACAGGACACCGCGCCCCAGTTTCAatcggttgaggagagagaaatttTCATGTTGGACATCTGGTGCCCCTGAGCCACAGTTGGGTCCGCCCCCAACCTGGTCTGGTTGGACAATATAAGAACCGGCCCCAACCCGACCATTAATTGTCTCACTCTCATTCCCCTGTCTCCACGATAAAAGcaacggcggcggcagcggacGGGCGTGCAGGCAGGCGTGGCGTTGGCGGGCTGGCGCCGTCGACACGAAAGCGCAAGCAGAGGCCAGTTGAAGATGGCGACAGGCTCAGGGCGCTTCATCCTCGATAGGTTCGCGTGGAGCGAGAGAGGCGCAGCCGTTGTGCCCTTTCTGCAGGACGGCGACGGTTGTGGAGCGGACGTCTAGAACCCAAAACAACCCAGACAAGCAGTTCTACACTTGCAGGAATCATGACTTGGATGAGTTATTTGCATTTCTTGCCGGTCCATTTTTGCATTTTCAAATCGGATCTAGAGTTCATCCAAATGTTGTGCTCTTCGGCGTGATCAGGGCAACGCGCAGTGCAGTTTCTTCATGTGGAAGCCAGTGAGCACAGGAGATGGCGTGGATGCTGCAGCAGTGATGGCCGGCTTGAAGGCTTTGGAGAATTCTGTGTTGAACCTGACAATTGTTGTAGTAGCTCAGAGGGCTGATGTGAGTAGAATAGCTAGAGAGTAGAGAGTTCTTAGGTGGATGAATGTGGCCAATGTGTTTGTAGGAGTTGTATGCTTTTGTTGCCATGTGCATGTTATTGTATAACCAAGCATGAACTTAGCTTTGTAATGTTTGTGAAATGAATGAAATGCAGTTATGTGACATTGCCCAGGTTAATAAAATTTTAGCATGACCAACTTGAATAAGGCCAGCAACATACAGCAAGCAACAACAGCCTTGAATTCACTATATTACCAAGCCTTCAAATTCACAAgaatacaataccaagttcactaCATTACCAAGTTCTGCCAAGTTCATATGCCAGATTACAATACCATGTTTAAtacattacaataccaagttctaCCAAGTTCATATGGCACAGGTGGCACAAAAGCACACAAAAGCACAGAAGTCAAAAGCTTTCTTCTCTTCCTATGTTGCTTGTAGTGCCTAGACGTCCATCAgggccctcttgctcctagtgCATGTGCTTGGACTGGATGTCAGCGTTGAGGTAGCCTGACTCCTAGTCACTACCCTTGGGCTATCTGCCACTTGCTGTTTGGCCTACCTCCTAGTGACCGGGGAGTTTGGAACCCTGCAAGATGAAATGTGTGGTTAACATGTTTTAAACTAGGCATGCCTTTAAATTAACTAAAAAATAGTGCCAAGAGATGGATCACTTACTGCATAGTTTGATCAGGAGGTGTAGGCTCAGCTGGAGTTGTCTTCTTGTTGGATTGTTTCCCCTTGTTGGaggccttcctcttcttcttcttcttagatggATCATCTATGGTTTCTATAATCTCAACCACTTTTAGCTTGTAagtccttttcttcttctttggtgGTGCAAGGTGGTGGTGCATCAGGGTCTAGGACAGTTTCATTGTAGGTTTTCTAGAGGTGGCCAAGTCCACCACACCTTTTACACCTTCTCTTGCCCTTGTTGGTTGACCCACCCTCTTCAACTCCAACTATCCTTCTCTTCCTTGGCCTTCCTGCTGCTCTATTGCATTTAGGAGAAAGGACTTTGAAGCCAATTTCCACCTTTTTCCATTCTTCCTTGCCTGGCATAAGAGGCACAAGCAGTTGCATAAGCTACTTTGAACATTTCTACAGAGTAGTAATGGTCAACAAAGTCCTCCAATTCAACTCTTCTTGTGTGAATGAAAGCTATGGCATGCACACAAGGCAGACCAATTAATTGCCAACCTCTACAAGTGCACTCTTTCTTGTCTAGATCAACAATGAACCTCCATGGGACTAGGTCCTTATTCACTCCTCCTACTTCTCCCACCATTGGGCCACTCTTATGAATGGTGTACTTCATATTTCTGCTCTTGTTGTGCAGTTCCTTCATGACATGAGGCAAAATCTTGAACTTAGACAACTTTGAGGCCAGCTGCCTCCTTGTGCAAAACCTCTCCATGATCAACTGCCTTATCTTGTCCATGAGTTCTGCAACAGGTAAGGACTTCTCCTACCTGATCCAACTGTTGAAGGTCTCAGCTATGTTGTTGGTGACATAGTCACATTTGCTTGTTGTGCTAAACTTGGACCTTGCCCATAGCTGTTTGTGATTGTCCAACAACCATGTTGttgcctttgggcatg
The nucleotide sequence above comes from Miscanthus floridulus cultivar M001 chromosome 18, ASM1932011v1, whole genome shotgun sequence. Encoded proteins:
- the LOC136520334 gene encoding alpha-1,3-arabinosyltransferase XAT2-like — encoded protein: MAMKQPRGRQEPRRMGNAAMVVTMLVSLCVLTYIKARYCSNPFPRAAEELEVDEDYDSTRYKLSGPIGEEDFDPSRPTCYNTSKRSERCAAVGDIRVDGNHSKIYINPLSREWKTKPYARLHDPVAMDDVREFTLVPFGGGGGSPNDTTTVVPPLCTRNHSVPGFLFSSGGFAGNLYHDYADVLVPLFASTHHFGGEVQFLLADIKDWWADKFKPLFRQLSRYDVIDVNNDQEVHCFPRIVIGSTFHRAMGIDASRTPGGETVADFKRLLRRAFRLERAVASRSGAPRRKDRPRLLIISRKSSRRFVNERAMARAAAAAKFDVRIAEPDNHTDMPNFARLVNSADVMMGVHGAGLTNMVFLPSRAVLVQVVPFGGLEWLTRVTFKDPARDMDVTYMEYNVSLEESSLRDLYPEDHFYLKHPYDVHKKGWDAIKTVYLDKQNVRLNLTRFTRTLEQARDLLPSP